In the Sandaracinus amylolyticus genome, CCCGCCTGCGACGCGGTCACGCCGACGCCGGCGAGGAACACGTCGAGATCGATCGTGCCCGACGAGACCGTTCCTCCGGGGGCGCGCTTCACGAGCGCGCTCACCCGGACGCGGGTGCGTCCGGTGTCACCTTCGGTGCGCTGCATCGCGATGACGCGCACGCGATGCGCGCCCGGCACGTAGGGCAGGCGCTCGCGCGTCGCGTTGGGCACGAGCATCGCGATCGCCTCTTCGGTGTCGAGCGGGAGCCAGCGATCGGGCGTGTCGCGGAGCTCGGCGATCTCGTCGAACGAGAAGATGCGGGTCTCGCGCGGATCGTGGACGTCGTAGAACGCGAGCGGGAGCGAATCACCCGAGACGGTGCGCGCGACGAGCGTGACGCTCACCGAGTCGGGCGGCGTCGCGAACGCGAGATCGGTCGTGCCCGCGCCGGCGGCGAGATCGTGCTCGCCGAGCTCGATCGTCGTGACGCCGGTGCCCGGCGCGTAGCCGCAGCCCTGGAACGTCGCGCCGCTCCAGGTCACGTCGCCGCAGCGCTGCCCGGTGAAGCAGTCGGTGGCATCGCCGCACGAGACGGTGCACTGGCCGCCGACGCAGGTGCGCGAGAGGCAGTCGTCGTCGTTCGTGCACGGGCGCGCGGGCTCGGCCCCGCCGGGCGCGGTGGGGACGCACGCGGTCTCGAGCCCGCCGCCGCGCGCGACCGGCGCGCAGAACGTGTCGAGGTCGACGCGATCGATGCAGTCGAAGAGCGTCTCGCACGGCGCGGTGCAGATGCCGCCGCGATCGGGCGGGAGGCAGAGGCCCGAGGCGCACTGGTCGTCCGTGGTGCACGCGGCGCCGTGGGGGAGCGTGCCGCCGGCGTCGTCGGGCGGCGTGGTGACGCACGTGCCGTCGACGCAGCGCCCGCCGGGGCAGTCGGGATCGCTGGTGCATCCGTTGGGCTGGCAGCGCCCCGCGACGCAGGTCGCGGCGGGACCGCAGGTGCTGGGATCGACGTCGCAGGTCGCGCGGCACGCGCCTCGCCAGCACTGGTAGCCGTCGCGGCAGTCGGAGGGCGCGTCGCACGCGAGAAGGCAGAGCGGCGGGCCGAGCTCGTTCGCGCAGATCGCGCCCTCGCCGCACGCGCCGTCCTCGCAGACGCGGGAGCAATAGCCTCCTGGGAACGTCGCGCCCGCCACGCACGCGAGGCCGTCGGCGCACTCACCGCACGCGGCGCCGTAGCCGGGTCCATCCGAATCGCACGCGATCACGAGGAGCGCGACGAGCGAGAGCGCGGTCACTGCGCTCGTACGCTTCCACTTCATTTGAGGCACGGTGTCGGAGTATACGTGCGCTAGGGCAGGGGAATGGGTCAGGATTCCGCCCTTGATTGTCTTGTTGTCCTTGACGCCGCCTGACGGCCGGCCGCGAGTGATCGGATGAGCGCGCCTCGACTCGGACGCTACGAGCTCGTCAGGAAGATCGCCGCCGGCGGCATGGCGGAGATCTTCCTCGCGCGTCAATGGGGTGCGGGCGGGTTCTTCCGAGACGTCGTCATCAAGCGGTTGTTCAAGCACCTCGCGGAGCACCCGCGGCAGCTGCGCATGTTCCAGGACGAAGGGCGCCTGCTCGCGGCGCTCTCGCACCCGAACATCCCGCAGGTCTTCGACCTCGGCTTCGCCGACGGGCACTGGTACATCGCGATGGAGTACGTCGACGGCTGGAACGTCGCCGACGTGTGGAGGCAGGGCGCGAAGACCGGGCAGACGATGCCGATGCAGGTCGCGCTCGGCATCGTGATGCAGGCGTGCGAGGCGCTGCACCACGCGCACGAGCGCGCCGATCGCGCGCGCCGTCCGCTGCGGATCGTGCATCGCGACGTGACGCCGCAGAACCTGATGCTCACCCGCGACGGCGTCGTGAAGCTGATGGACTTCGGGGTCGCGCAGACGACGGCGCGCAAGGACACCGAGGCGGGCGCGGTGCGCGGGACGTTCTCGTACATGGCGCCGGAGCAGGTGCGCGCGAAGCCGCTCGACAAGCGCGCCGACGTGTTCGCGCTCGGCGTGATCATGTACGAGCTGACGACGGGCTCGCGGCTCTTCCGCGGCAGCGACGTGCAGATCATGACGCAGGTCGTGGAGCAGGACGTCGCGCCGCCCTCGACGCGCATCGCGGACTATCCGAGCGACCTCGAGGACATCGTGCTCGGCGCGCTGCAGCGTGATCGTGGGCGGCGCACTCCGTCGGCGGCGCACATCGCGTGGAAGCTCGAGGAGCTCGCGCAGCGCAACGGATTCCTGGTGGGGCCGCGCGCGGTCGCGCGCTACGTCTCGCAGGTCATCCCGGCGGAGCCGATCCTCGAGGAGGATCTCGCGCTGGTGCGACCCGACGCGACGCCGCCGCACGAGATCGCGGCGGAGATCGACGCGGCGCCCGTGCTCGAGAGCGAGACCGTGCAGGAGCTCGTCGACGACGAGGGGCTGCTCGAGGATCTGCAGCTGCTCAGCCTGCCGCCCGACGCCGACGAAGGCGCGCTCGACGACGAGGGCATGCCCGCCCCGATCGCGTTCGACGGCGCGGAGGACATCGACCTCGACGACGACGACGGAGAGCGCGTCACCACGCCGTCCGATCCGCCGCGTCGCGACGACGCGACGCCCGAGGCGATGGGGCTCGCGGATCTGCTCGCGACCGAGCCGGTGAGCACGCGGCCGCCGCGGCCCTCGTACCTTCCGCCGGGCGTCGTCCCGCTGACCGCGGCCGAGGTCGAGAACGAAGAAGAGCAGCGCCCCGTCGTGCTGCTCGGCTCGCCGAAGAAGAAGAGCACGCCGAGCATGTCGCCGAGCGGGCGTGACTACGTGCGCGAGCTGGAGAAGCGGCTCGCTCGCGACGACGACGACCATCGATGATCCACGGGAACCAGCAGGCGGCCGAGCTCGCCGCGCGCGTGGCGGCGCTCGGAGCGCCGCGAGGGGTGTCGGGGGAGGGCGCGGGGCTCGCGCAGCTCTGGCTCTGGCTCGGTCATGCGGAGCGCGCGCGCGCCGAGGCGGAGCGGGCGTTCGCGGACGCCGATCTGCGCGGCGACGAGGTGCAGGCGGGGCACGCGCAGGCCGTGCTCTCGGCGCTCGATGCGCGCACCGGTGATCTCGATCGCGCGCTCTCGCGCGCCGACGACGCGATCGCGCGGCTGCGCTCGAACGATCGCCTCGCCGACGCCGCGGGCGTGATGCTCGACGTGGCCGAGGCGTTGCTCTCGCGCGACGGCCCCGCCGATCTCTCGGCGGCGGCAGCGCGTCTCGCCGAGGCGCGCACTGCGCTCAGCGCCGAGCCGAGCGGTGCGGCGCGCGATCGCCTGCGCCTCTTGCTCGCGTGGGCGCGCGGCGCGACCGGCGACGTCGACGGAGCGATCGCGGAGCTCGAGGCGCTCGAGCCCGCGGCATCGAGCGCGCGCGACCTCGCCTGGCGCGTGCACGCGACGCTCGCGCACCTGCACGAGCTGCGCGGCGCGGAGGTGCACGCGCGGCGCAGCAGCGAGCGCGCGATGGAGCTGCTCGAAGATCTCGCGACCGCGCTGCCGCGCGAGGCGCGCGAGCACTTCTGGCTCGATCCGCGTCGTGCCGCGGCGCGGGCCCGCGCATCGGGCAGCGCGCGCGCGGCGGCGAGCAGCGCGGCGAGCGTCCAGGGCGAGCCGGCGCGCGACGGACGCTGGGCGCGCCTGCTCGAGATCACCAAGCGCCTCGCGGGCGAGCACGAGCTCGATCGGCTCCTCGAGCGCATCACCGACAGCGCGGTCGAGCTCAGCGGCGCCGAGCGCGGCTTCGTGCTGCTGGTGGGCGAGGACGGGAAGCTCGCGCCCGCCGCGGTGCGCGACGCGAAGAGCCCCGACGATCCCCACGTCGTCTTCAGTCAGTCGATCGCCGAGGCGGTGCAGATCGACGGCGAGCCGATCGTGACGGTCGATGCGCGCGCCGACGGACGGCTCAGCGAGTACCTCTCGGTGCACAAGCTGATGCTGCAGTCGGTCGCGTGTCTGCCGATCCGCGATCGCTCGGGCATCGTCGGCGTGCTCTACGTCGAGCACCGCGTGCGCCGCGGGCGCTTCCGCTCGGGCGACGTCGAGCTGCTCCTCGCGTTCGCGGATCAAGCCGCGATCGCGCTCTCGAACGCGCGTCTGCTCGGGGAGAACGAGAAGAAGCGGCGCGAGCTCGAGGCCGCGAACGACGCGCTCGAGAAGGCGAAGGACGAGATCGAGCGCCTGCTCGTCGCACGCACCGCGGAGCTCGACGACGCGCGGCGCGAGCTCGGCCGCGCCCGCGATGCGCTGCGGAGCGCCCACGATCGACACGGCATCGTCGGGCGCAGCGAGGCGATCCGTCGCGTGCTCGCGATCGTCGATCGTGTGCGCGACGCGTCGGTGCCGGTCGTGATCCACGGCGAGAGCGGCACCGGCAAGGAGCTCGTCGCACGCGCGATCCACTACGGCAGCAGCCGCGCGCGCAAGGGCTTCGTCGCGGTGAACTGCGCGGCGATCCCCGAGCAGCTCCTCGAGAGCGAGCTCTTCGGTCACGTGCGCGGCGCCTTCACCGGCGCCGATCGCGATCGCACCGGGGTGCTGGTGCAGGCCTCGGGCGGGACGCTCTTCCTCGACGAGATCGGCGACATGCCGCCGAAGATGCAGGTCGATCTCCTGCGCGTGCTCCAGGACGGCAAGGTGCGCCCGATCGGCTCCGAGGAGGACGTGCTCGTCGACGTGCGGATCGTCTGCGCGTCGAACAAGAGCCTGCGCGATCAGGTGACCAAGGGCCTCTT is a window encoding:
- a CDS encoding serine/threonine protein kinase; translated protein: MSAPRLGRYELVRKIAAGGMAEIFLARQWGAGGFFRDVVIKRLFKHLAEHPRQLRMFQDEGRLLAALSHPNIPQVFDLGFADGHWYIAMEYVDGWNVADVWRQGAKTGQTMPMQVALGIVMQACEALHHAHERADRARRPLRIVHRDVTPQNLMLTRDGVVKLMDFGVAQTTARKDTEAGAVRGTFSYMAPEQVRAKPLDKRADVFALGVIMYELTTGSRLFRGSDVQIMTQVVEQDVAPPSTRIADYPSDLEDIVLGALQRDRGRRTPSAAHIAWKLEELAQRNGFLVGPRAVARYVSQVIPAEPILEEDLALVRPDATPPHEIAAEIDAAPVLESETVQELVDDEGLLEDLQLLSLPPDADEGALDDEGMPAPIAFDGAEDIDLDDDDGERVTTPSDPPRRDDATPEAMGLADLLATEPVSTRPPRPSYLPPGVVPLTAAEVENEEEQRPVVLLGSPKKKSTPSMSPSGRDYVRELEKRLARDDDDHR
- a CDS encoding sigma-54-dependent Fis family transcriptional regulator; its protein translation is MIHGNQQAAELAARVAALGAPRGVSGEGAGLAQLWLWLGHAERARAEAERAFADADLRGDEVQAGHAQAVLSALDARTGDLDRALSRADDAIARLRSNDRLADAAGVMLDVAEALLSRDGPADLSAAAARLAEARTALSAEPSGAARDRLRLLLAWARGATGDVDGAIAELEALEPAASSARDLAWRVHATLAHLHELRGAEVHARRSSERAMELLEDLATALPREAREHFWLDPRRAAARARASGSARAAASSAASVQGEPARDGRWARLLEITKRLAGEHELDRLLERITDSAVELSGAERGFVLLVGEDGKLAPAAVRDAKSPDDPHVVFSQSIAEAVQIDGEPIVTVDARADGRLSEYLSVHKLMLQSVACLPIRDRSGIVGVLYVEHRVRRGRFRSGDVELLLAFADQAAIALSNARLLGENEKKRRELEAANDALEKAKDEIERLLVARTAELDDARRELGRARDALRSAHDRHGIVGRSEAIRRVLAIVDRVRDASVPVVIHGESGTGKELVARAIHYGSSRARKGFVAVNCAAIPEQLLESELFGHVRGAFTGADRDRTGVLVQASGGTLFLDEIGDMPPKMQVDLLRVLQDGKVRPIGSEEDVLVDVRIVCASNKSLRDQVTKGLFREDLFYRLSVVEIRLPALRERREDIPLLCDHFLATIAKREESTPKRISREAVRRLASHPLPGNVRQLEHVLMNACVMVEGDVIEADDLALLGDDFRPSLDVAPAAASFADEDDADDEGDDVRSISGAPPANLEEWKTLERRKILEALEATNWNRVRAAAHLGMPRRTFYRRLKEYDIL